The nucleotide sequence ATTATGTATTTGGTGGTAAAATATTCTAAAAAAGAAAATGTCTGTTTGAGGATGATGGGATGAACAAACAAAATCTAACCCTACAAGGATTCAGAGGATTATTGGCTCTATTAGTAGTCGTTTTTCATTCATATCGAGGTTTAGTATCTTCAGAGCAAATTCATCCCTTACAAGGACATCTAAAATGGGTCGAATCTGCAGGTTTGGTTTCTGTGAATCTATTTTTTGTAATAAGTGGATACCTTATCCTCCAAAGTTTATATCGACACCAAAACGCAAATCGTTTTTTAATTGATCGTATACTAAGGATTTATCCCGTTTTTCTTGTGGTTCACTTATTATTATTTACGGCGGGGCCAATGATAGGATACAAATGGATGGAGAACCTTTCATTAAGCGATTATCTCCTCCACTTCTTCTCAAATTTGTTTCTTTTGCCGGGGATCTTTTCATTCCTTCCAGAGGCTCAGATTGTTGCATGGTCATTAAGCTACGAGTTTTTGTTTTATCTTTTAATAGGTTCCTATTTTACCTCGAGGCAAAAAGGTAATAACTACAAAAATCAACTATTGTTATTACTTACGGTTTTACTAGCTACCCTATTTCTGTATTTTCATCCAATTGCTTGTTTTTTTGTTGTGGGTATCTTGATATATAAATGGATAGGAAGAATCAATACGATAAGAAATTATAAGCCAATTTTTTATTTTAATGGCCTGATTTTATTCATATTCATTTATGTATTTTACGATAAGGTTAACTTAACAATTTCTTTAGTCTTAAGCTTTTTTCTTTTTATTTCCATTACTAACGAAGAAGGTATACTCTCTACAATTTTAAAAACAAAGATATTTAAGTACCTAGGAGACATTAGCTATAGTTTGTATATTTGGCACACAGTAATCATGTTTCCGTTGAAACTAGTTATGAACAAGGTCTACCATTTTCCTCAATCTCCATGGCTATTGTTCTTCACTTTCAGCCTGCTATCTGTTGTCATTTCCTTAATAGTTTCTCATTTGTCTTATATTTGGATTGAGAAAAAGTTTACAAATTATATAAAGGGGATATTGAGGGGGAGGCAACAATTGAAGGATGTGTTACACGAAAGA is from Fictibacillus sp. b24 and encodes:
- a CDS encoding acyltransferase family protein, producing the protein MNKQNLTLQGFRGLLALLVVVFHSYRGLVSSEQIHPLQGHLKWVESAGLVSVNLFFVISGYLILQSLYRHQNANRFLIDRILRIYPVFLVVHLLLFTAGPMIGYKWMENLSLSDYLLHFFSNLFLLPGIFSFLPEAQIVAWSLSYEFLFYLLIGSYFTSRQKGNNYKNQLLLLLTVLLATLFLYFHPIACFFVVGILIYKWIGRINTIRNYKPIFYFNGLILFIFIYVFYDKVNLTISLVLSFFLFISITNEEGILSTILKTKIFKYLGDISYSLYIWHTVIMFPLKLVMNKVYHFPQSPWLLFFTFSLLSVVISLIVSHLSYIWIEKKFTNYIKGILRGRQQLKDVLHERAL